GTCATGTCGTTCATAGACGGCATGGAGCAGCGTGCCCTGCCGCTGAGCGTGTTCCACTTCGACACCTTCTGGATGCGCGGCTTCCACTGGTGCGACTTCGTGTGGGACCCGGCCACATTCCCCGACCCGGCCGGCATGCTGGAGCGCATCAGGGCCCGCGGCCTGCGTGTATGCGTGTGGATCAACCCCTATATCGCCCAACGTTCGGCCCTGTTCGATGAGGGGGCCGCGCGCGGCTACCTGGTGCGCACCACCGACGGCGACGTGTGGCAGACCGATCTGTGGCAGGCGGGCATGGCCCTGGTGGACTTCACCAACCCCGACGCCGTCGCCTGGTACCGGGAGAAACTCCAGGTGCTGCTGGACATGGGCGTGGACTGCTTCAAGACCGACTTCGGAGAGCGGATACCGGTACGGGGCATCACCTGGCATGACGGCTCCGACCCGGAGAAGATGCACAACTACTACACGCAGCTGTACAACCGCACCGTCTTCGAGCTGCTGCGCGAGCAGCGCGGCGAGGGGGAGGCGGTCCTCTTCGCCCGCTCGGCCACGGCGGGTGGACAACAGTTCCCCGTGCACTGGGGCGGTGACAACGAGTCCACCTACGCCTCCATGGGGGAGACTCTGCGCGGCGGCTTGTCGCTGTGCTCCTCCGGCTTCGCCTACTGGAGTCATGACATCGGCGGCTTCGAGGGCACCCCGGACCCGGGCGTATTCAAGCGCTGGCTCGCCTTCGGACTGTTGTCCTCCCACGCCCGGCTGCACGGCTCGAACTCGGTGCGCGTGCCCTGGGCCTTCGACGAGGAGGCGGTGGACATCGCCCGCCGGTTCATCCGCCTGCGGCTATCGCTTATGCCGTATTTGTACCGGCTGGCGGCACAGGCGCACGCCACGGGGGTGCCGATGATGCGGCCCATGTTCCTGGAGTTCCCCGACGACCCCGGGGCCCGGGACGTCGACACCCAGTACCTGCTCGGGGAGGCCCTACTGGTGGCGCCCGTCATGGACGCCGACGGCGAGGCGGAGGTCTACCTGCCCGAGGGCACCTGGACCTCCTGGTGGGACGGGCACACCGTGACCGGGCCGCGCTGGGTGCGCGAGCGCCACGGCCTGGACACCCTGCCGCTGTACGTGCGGCAGGGGAGCGTACTGCCCGTGACGGGACGGGTGGAACGGCCGGAGGACGACTGGGCCGCCGACCTCACCCTGCGCTGCTTCGGCCTGGTCGACGGCGAGGTGCGTGAGGTAGTGGTGCCCGCGCACGACGGGCATGCGGCGGTCTCCTTCCGAGTCGCCTGCCGCGGCGGCGTGATCACGGCGCGCGCCGACGGCGCTCGCGGGCCCTGGCAGCTGGAGGCGGATGGGCGCAGCACCCGAGCCGACGGCGATTCGGTGGTGACGCTGAAGCTCCCAGGAAGCACGGCTTCGGAGGGGTCAGCGCGCCGCGCCGCGGATAATGAGCCAGCCACGTCCTAGCGGGCGTTCGAGCAGCAATACCGCGTCACCAGCAAAACCCCAATTCCAAGGGTCTGAAATTGAACTCAGATCGACGTCCTCTAAACCGTCTGCATTCTGTCTAGCATTTGCGCCAACGTCTATGTGCTTGCCAGAGTAGCTCGTCTGGTTTGAAACGTAGTCGCGGATGTCTTGGTCTTGGGCGGTGAAGGTGATGATGTAGCCCCAGCCTCCGGGGTAGCTGGCTGCGAAGTTGGTGGCTGGGGAGACAGAGCGTACTTCGGCGTTGTCGGGTAGTTCGTGTCCTTGGCCGATGGCGAGGATGTCGTCCAGGTGGGCCATGTCGGCCGGGTAGGGGGCGCCCTCCTGCTGGGTGGATGTCATGGTGGCTTCCTGGGTGGCGGTTGACTGGGTGGGTGAGGTGTTGCGTGAGCTTGGCGTTGCGCCACAGGCCGATAGTGCCAGTGCTGCGGCGAGCAGGATGGCGGCGGACGGGACGGCGGCTAGCCGTAATCCTGCGTGCAACGTGCGGGTTCCTCTCAAGATGGAGGTTGGCGGCAAGGGCAATTGCATGAGCATCAGCGCGGCGCGCCGCGGATAATGAGCCAGCCACGTCCTAGCGGGCGTTCGGGCAGCAATACCGCGTCACCGGCAAAACCGGTTGTCCACGGAGTGCTCACGGTACTGAGATCGAGGTCTTCCAGCCCTCCTGCGGCTTGATTCGCTTCGGGGTGGTTTTCAATGTTGTCGCCCGAGAGGCTGGTGTTGTTGGTGACGTAGTTGCGGATGTCTTGGTCTTGGGCGGTGAAGGTGATGATGTAGCCCCAGCCTCCGGGGTAGCTGGCTGCGAAGTTGGTGGCTGGGGAGACAGAGCGTACTTCGGCGTTGTCGGGTAGTTCGTGTCCTTGGCCGATGGCGAGGATGTCATCCAGGTGCTCCACGTCCGCCGGGTAGGGGGCGCCCTCCTGCTGGGTGGATGTCACGGTGGCCTCCTGGGTGGCGGCTTCCTGGGTGGCGGTTGACGGTGTGGGTGAGGTGTTACGTGAACTCGGCGTCGTGCCACAGGCCGATAGTGCCAGTGCTCCGGCAAGCAGGATGGCGGCGAACGGGACGGCGGCTAGCCGTAATCCTGGGTGCAACGTGCGGGTTCCTCTCAAGATGGAGGTTGGCGGCAAGGGCAATTGCATGAGCATCAGCGCGGCGCGCCACGAATGATCAGCCACCCACGCCCCAGGGGACGTTCGAGCAGCAGCATGGCATCGCCGCCGAAGCCTAAATCCCAGGGATCTGAAATTGCGCTCAGATCGACATCCTCTAAACCGTCCCTATTTTGATTCGCGTTTGGGCCAGATATGTATTCGCCGGGATGGCCTGTCTGGTTTGAAACGTAGTTGCGGATGTCTTGGTCTTGGGCGGTGAAGGCGATGATGTAGCCCCAGCCTCCGGGGTAGTTGGCGGCGAAGTTTACGGCGGGGGAGACAGAGCGTACTTCGGCGTTGTCGGGTAGCTTGTGTCCTTGGCCGATGGCGAGGATGTCGTCCAGGTGGGCCATGTCGGCCGGGTAGGGGGCGCCCTCCTGCTGGATGGATGTCATGGTGGCTTCCTGGGTGGCGGTTGACTGGGTGGGTGAGGTGTTACGTGAACTCGGCGTTGCGCCACAGGCCGATAGTGTCAGTGCTCCGGCGAGCAGGATGGCGGCGGACGGGACGGCGGCTAGCCGTAATCCTGCGTGCAACGTGCGGGTTCCTCTCAAGATGGAGGTTGGCAGCATGGGCGACCGCATGAGCATCAGCGTGGCGCGCCACGAATGATCAGCCACCCACGCCCGAGCGGTCGCTCAAGTAGTAGCACCGCGTCGCCCGCGAATCCGGTACGCCACGGCTCGCTGATGGTGCTGATGTCTATATCCTCTAAGCCGCCGCCGGATTGCTTCGCCTCAGGATAGCTCTCGACATATTCTCCGGGATAACTGGTGTTGTTGGTGACGTAGTTGCGGATGTCTTGGTCTTGGGCGGTGAAGGCGATGATGTAGCCCCAGCCTCCGGGGTAGTTGGCGGCGAAGTTTACGGCGGGGGAGACCGAGAGTACTTCGGCGTTGTCGGGTAGCTTGTGTCCTTGGCCGATGGCGAGGATGTCGTCCAGGTGGGCCATGTCGGCCGGGTAGGGGGCGCCCTCCTGCTGAGCGGATGTCATGGTGGCCTCCTGAGCCAGGGTGGTTTGGGGGCTCTTCGCGTTTAGGGGTGTAGTAGCTGTTGTCTGAAGCCTCCGGCGTGGATGAGGCTGCGGATGGTGTAGTTGGTCAGATTCCTGAAGCCCAGGGCGATGCCGCGTAGGTGCTCCAGGCGGCCGTTGACTGCTTCAGTGGGTCCGTTGGATGTGCCGCGGTGGTCGAAGTAGGCGAGTATGTCTTCGCGCCGCTGGGCCAGGGTCTTGCCCAGCGACTTCAGCTCTTCGAGGGCGTCAGGCACGCCGGTGGTGAGGGTCTGCATCACTTTCTCCATCAGGGTCTTGCCCTGGGCGGGGGCCTTGGCGCGGTAGGCGGCCATGATCTTCTGATACACGCCCCACATGATCTCTACCGGAGTGTTGTGGGGGTCGGCGAACAGTTGTTCGAGACGCTCCCAGCCCTTGTCGCTCACCAGGCCCGCCCCGGTGCGCAGCAGCCTGCGGGCCTTGTACAGGGGGTCGTCCTTACGGCCCCGCCGCCCGGTGGTCTCGCGCTGGGTGCGGCGGCGGCACTCATCCAGCTTGTCCCCGGCCAGCGCGACCACGTGGAAGGGGTCCATGACCTCCGTCGCGCCGGGTAGGGCCTCGGCGGCGGCGGTCTTGAAGCCCGCGAACCCATCCATCGAGACCACCTCGATCCGGCTGCGCCAGTCCTCGTCGCGTTCCTGGAGCCATTGCTTGAAGGCCTGCTTGGAGCGGCCTTCGATCATGTCCAGCAGGCGGGAGGGGCCGGTACGGTCGCGCACGGGTGTAAGGTCGATGATGACGGTGACGTACTTGTCGCCCTTGCGGGTGTGCCGCCAAACATGCTCATCCACCCCGATGACCTCCACACCCTTCAGACGTCCAGGATCATTGATCAAGCGGTCCTTGGCCCGCTCAAGGACGGCCTCATTGGCGGTGTGCCAGGACACCCCCAGAGCTGCCGCCACACGCGAGATGGACATGAACTCCACCCCCACGGCCCGGATCGCCCACTCCTTGGCCGCCAAGGTCAGCCTCGCCCGCTTGGCGGCCGCACGAGACGCGTCCTGCCTCCACACACGCCCACAGCCCTGGCAGCGCCACCGGCGCAGCCGCACCAGCAAGTGGGTTGGGCGCCAGCCCACCGGAACATGCGCCAGCCGCCTCGCGACGGTCCCCACCGGGGCGCCCTGGGCCCCGCAGACCCGGCAGAACGCATCCTCCTCGCAGACCTGCAGCCGACACTCCACCAGTGCACCGCCGCCATCTATGCGCATGCCGGTGACAGTCAGTCCCAGCGCGTCCAGGCCCAGGAAACTAGCAAAATCAGGGGCAGCAAAGGTAGTCTCGGCCATGTCGAGGTCTCCGTGATCGGTGGTGTTCAGCAACCACCAATCATCGGGGACCTCGACCCCTACCCGCCCCTGCGACACGCGCACCCACGACTACCCCACCACCACACCCTCAAACACGAAGAGCCGGTTTGGGTAGGTGCGCTTCCGCGGGTGGCCGCGGACCCGCCGCATGCCGACAGCATCAGCGCGGCGACCAGAACTCCCGCCGCAATCGGCGGCAGCACGAGTTCTCTGAGATTGGTCATGGCCCGGTCCCGTGTTGAATGGACGATTCACCGACGAGGTCGTACTCCTTGGCTAAACCGGCTCTGTGAAGCTCTTGCAGCTCTTTGTCGGTAACGGTGATGCCATTGATAGTGGTGGACTTGTTGCCATCCCAGTTGTACCGATCGGCCACATGCACTCGGTAGTCGTAGGAGTATGTCCACTCGGCGTTGGAGTCGGTGGGCGGATATACGGTGACGGTGCCGTCGGTGCAGTAGTGATATCCGCCCGTTGCCAAAAACCAGTTTTGGTCCTCGTATTGCTCAGCGTACTCGGGCGCCCATTCGGTGTTGAAAGGGTAGGTTACTGGTTATGATGTGCCCGACGTTTGAGCATCGGCAACCGCCTGGCTCGCCATCCATTCGGCGTCGGCTTGTGCGTCAACTGGAAGATCGGGCAGGTCGGTCAGCATATTGTCTACGTTGATGTCCTGTGGTTCTCCGGTGTTTTGTAGATAGTGGTAAAGATTCTTCGAAGCGTCCGGCCACATTGACTCGCACGCGCCCGCTGCTAGGGTTGCGAGTTCGTGTACGACATGATCGTGGGGTGTGGCTATGCGCTGCGCATACTTACCTGATCCTTCATTTTCAGAATCACCGGGGTACTGCCAAGGGTCCACGCCCGGCATATCTGCGTGTTCGCCAGGAACTGGATTCCCTAACCCGGTCTTGTTAGTGGCGTGTCCCGTTCCGTCGCCGCTATTGCTTTGTCTGCCACCCCAGGGAAACACGCGCCCTGTGCGTGACTTATCAGTATCGGAGTCCTTGGTCCGGTTAAACGAATGTGAACCGGAGTCAGCTATAGCCTGCGATGTGGTGTTGAGTGCCTGGGCATATTCGGCGTCGACCTGGTTGGCCAGGGTGACAGCGGCAGCCACCATCCCGGCCAGTTCATCGGCCTGGGACTGGATGAGTTTCGCATCGGGCGTCGTCCCACCGGCGGAGTCACCGGTCGTGGTTGCTGCCGTAGTGGCGGTCATGTTGCTCGTCGTGGGGAGCATCGCGGTGACAGTTCCGTCATCGGCCAAGGACAAATAGGGATTAGCGTCGACATAGTCCTGGCACGCCAAGACCTGGCGACGAACCGCGATCAGCCCGTCGCAGGCAGCGGCGGTGGCTGTCTGGAGCGAGCCGATCCGTGCGATGAGCTCGCTGTGTTCAGTGATGCTCGAGCGCAGCGCCGCGCGCATTGCGTTGACGCCCGAAGACCGCGAGGCCACCTGACTCAGTGCCAATTCAGCGTCTTCATGCAGAGATGACAGGCGCGTGCCCACAGTCCTGAGTGAGTCCGAGGCTTCGGCCACGCCGTCGGGACTCCAGGTGCGGATGTCTGCCCATGTAGCCATCGCTCAGGCCAGCCCCTTCTCAATCGCCCACTGCAAACCTGAACCGGAGGTGGCCCTGGGGGTCAGCTCGGCCATGGTCGCATCGTTGGCGCGGTGAGCGGATGCCAACTCGGCGGTGCCCGAGCCGACGTCCGCGTACTGGCTCCCCAGGGCATCGGTAAAGTCCTTGAGTGAGGTGGTGGCCGCATCTATCGCTCCGGAAGTGAGCGAGCCTGGCATCGCAGCCACGACGCTGCTAAGCGCGTCGTCAGCATCCACGTCTCGCACGCCGCCGTCCAGCGAACTGAGCCGGGCTGCCAGCATCTCCAGGTCACCCGCAACGATATGGATGAAACCGTATGACATGGTTCATGTACCTCCTGCGGTCTGAGTCTCGTGCGGTTCCTAGTGTCGCGTGTCGTTAGTTCTTGAACGGTTGGTTGGGTGGGATCATGGGGCATGGTTAATCGTCCTGCTCCTGGTGTGTTGTTGCGTGAGGGTGATCGTGGCGAGTTGGAGGCATTGGTGCGTTCGCGCAGTGCGCGGGCGGGACTGGTGCGGCGGGCGCGGATCGTGCTTCTTGCCGCCGATGGGCTGTCCAATACCGAGATCGCACGCAGGGTGGGCGCCTCGCGTACCACCGTGATCGCGTGGCGCGGCCGCTACCAGCGCCTGGGCATGGACGGCCTGGAGGACGCTGATCGTCCGGGCCGGCCCCGCAAGGTCGATCACGCCGCGATCGTGTCCGCTACGCTGACCCCGCCGCCGAAGTCGTTGGGGGTCACGCACTGGTCCACCCGGCTGCTGGCTGCCCGGCTGGGCGTGTCGGCGGCGACAGTGGCCAGGGCCTGGAGGGCTTACGGGATCAAGCCGTGGCGGGAGCAGTCGTTCCGGTTTTCCACCGACCCCGAGCTGGTCGGCAAGGTCACTGACATCTGCGGCCTGTACCTGGGCACCAACCCCGACGTGCCAGATAACGCGATCGTGCTGTGTGTGGACGAGAAGTCCCAGATCCAGGCACTGGACCGCACCATGCCGGTCCTGCCCATGCAGCCCGGGCTGATCGAGCGCCGCAGCAGCGACTACGTCCGGCACCACGCCACCACCCTGTTCGCGGCGCTGGAGATCGCCACCGGCAAGGTCACCGCCGTCACCAGGCCCCGCCACCGCCACGAGGAGTTCCTTGCCTTCCTGCGGCAGGTGGACAGGGCCTACAAGGACGCCGTCGACCCCGGCACCGGAGAACGCGTCCAGCTGCACCTGGTCATGGACAACTACGCCACCCACAAGCACAAGGACGTGCGCGCCTGGCTGGAGGGCCGCCCCCACATACATGTCCACTTCACCCCCACCCACGCCTCCTGGATGAACCTCGTGGAGGTCTGGTTCTCCCTGATCGAGCGCCAGGCCATACGCCGCGGCGTCTTCAAGTCCGTGCAGGACCTGAACAACAAGCTCCGCGCCTACATCACCGGCTGGAACAAACGCGCCCACCCATTCACCTGGACCAAAACCGCCGAACAGATCCTCACCAAAGCCAACCGTCCAGGAATCAACAACCCAGGACACTAGGTGCGTCCGGGCGATTCCTTGGAGCCCGATGGCAGCGATCAAACTACGTCTGTGCCTTCGGCTTGTCAAGCTCGTTATATTCGCATCGGGTTTCGGGTCGGGCTTATTATTTGGTCTCTTCCGGTTTAAGGGCGCAAC
This genomic stretch from Actinomyces qiguomingii harbors:
- the yicI gene encoding alpha-xylosidase; this encodes MKFSNGYWLDRPGYTVEKARGLLDLSVDAGSADGTGGVAGVIRAYAPVRQVSGRGDTLNVGLLSATFTAVADGVIKVELVNHRGVRDRGPHFEVSTPQDYRGQVEQAPGAVVLRAGTLAVTLREGEEWTAAFSSADRRLTASLPRAVAHVVGPDGIAYMREQLSLRPGERVYGLGERFGAFTKNGQSVDIWNEDGGTASEQAYKNIPFYLTSAGYGVFVAETGGVSFEVGSEVTTRVQFSVEGERLTYYVIDGPTPKDVLRRYTALTGRAPMLPTWSFGLWLTTSFTTDYDERTVMSFIDGMEQRALPLSVFHFDTFWMRGFHWCDFVWDPATFPDPAGMLERIRARGLRVCVWINPYIAQRSALFDEGAARGYLVRTTDGDVWQTDLWQAGMALVDFTNPDAVAWYREKLQVLLDMGVDCFKTDFGERIPVRGITWHDGSDPEKMHNYYTQLYNRTVFELLREQRGEGEAVLFARSATAGGQQFPVHWGGDNESTYASMGETLRGGLSLCSSGFAYWSHDIGGFEGTPDPGVFKRWLAFGLLSSHARLHGSNSVRVPWAFDEEAVDIARRFIRLRLSLMPYLYRLAAQAHATGVPMMRPMFLEFPDDPGARDVDTQYLLGEALLVAPVMDADGEAEVYLPEGTWTSWWDGHTVTGPRWVRERHGLDTLPLYVRQGSVLPVTGRVERPEDDWAADLTLRCFGLVDGEVREVVVPAHDGHAAVSFRVACRGGVITARADGARGPWQLEADGRSTRADGDSVVTLKLPGSTASEGSARRAADNEPATS
- a CDS encoding ISL3 family transposase; the protein is MAETTFAAPDFASFLGLDALGLTVTGMRIDGGGALVECRLQVCEEDAFCRVCGAQGAPVGTVARRLAHVPVGWRPTHLLVRLRRWRCQGCGRVWRQDASRAAAKRARLTLAAKEWAIRAVGVEFMSISRVAAALGVSWHTANEAVLERAKDRLINDPGRLKGVEVIGVDEHVWRHTRKGDKYVTVIIDLTPVRDRTGPSRLLDMIEGRSKQAFKQWLQERDEDWRSRIEVVSMDGFAGFKTAAAEALPGATEVMDPFHVVALAGDKLDECRRRTQRETTGRRGRKDDPLYKARRLLRTGAGLVSDKGWERLEQLFADPHNTPVEIMWGVYQKIMAAYRAKAPAQGKTLMEKVMQTLTTGVPDALEELKSLGKTLAQRREDILAYFDHRGTSNGPTEAVNGRLEHLRGIALGFRNLTNYTIRSLIHAGGFRQQLLHP
- a CDS encoding IS630 family transposase — translated: MVNRPAPGVLLREGDRGELEALVRSRSARAGLVRRARIVLLAADGLSNTEIARRVGASRTTVIAWRGRYQRLGMDGLEDADRPGRPRKVDHAAIVSATLTPPPKSLGVTHWSTRLLAARLGVSAATVARAWRAYGIKPWREQSFRFSTDPELVGKVTDICGLYLGTNPDVPDNAIVLCVDEKSQIQALDRTMPVLPMQPGLIERRSSDYVRHHATTLFAALEIATGKVTAVTRPRHRHEEFLAFLRQVDRAYKDAVDPGTGERVQLHLVMDNYATHKHKDVRAWLEGRPHIHVHFTPTHASWMNLVEVWFSLIERQAIRRGVFKSVQDLNNKLRAYITGWNKRAHPFTWTKTAEQILTKANRPGINNPGH